The Staphylococcus sp. KG4-3 genome has a window encoding:
- a CDS encoding alkaline phosphatase yields the protein MKIFNKLATVSVASVIVMGTVLGSAQSTYASAGGHASKENDVSYMGNTKNPKNVIFLVGDGMGPSYNSAYRYFADNPETKEMEKTAFDKYLVGNQRTNPSDPKENVTDSAAGATAFSSGHKTYNGAIGFDNKKKKVKTVLEQAKENGKSTGLVSTAELTDATPAAYAAHVDSRDKKDEIAKQFYNDKINGEHKVDVLLGGGAEYFGKENGNLVDKFKKDGYDVVDNKTDMKQSTNKKILGLFADNDMPLQIDAPDKNPKLLDMADTAVNKLQENDKGFFLMVEGASIDKAGHPNDITGVMSEMNGFEKTFEFATNYAKSNPDTLVVATADHSTGGLSIAKGKDYVWNPEAIHSMKHSGMHMTKEITEGKDPQKVIQDGYGFEVEQSQIDKVKDEATKLNKLDKESDEYKEQMQKVQDAVQKPINDKSHTGWTTYGHTGEDVNTYAYGPGSEHFRGNINNTDNANNIFDFFKNEQN from the coding sequence ATGAAAATTTTTAACAAATTAGCAACTGTTTCTGTGGCAAGTGTAATCGTTATGGGTACTGTGTTGGGGAGTGCGCAGTCAACCTATGCCTCGGCTGGAGGGCATGCGTCAAAAGAAAATGATGTTTCATATATGGGTAATACAAAAAATCCAAAGAATGTAATATTTTTAGTTGGGGATGGTATGGGCCCTTCATACAATTCTGCTTATCGTTATTTTGCTGATAACCCAGAAACAAAAGAAATGGAAAAAACTGCTTTTGATAAATATCTAGTAGGGAATCAACGTACAAATCCAAGTGACCCAAAAGAAAATGTAACTGATTCTGCGGCTGGTGCAACAGCGTTTAGTTCTGGTCACAAAACTTATAATGGGGCAATTGGCTTTGATAATAAGAAGAAAAAAGTAAAAACTGTGTTAGAGCAAGCAAAAGAGAATGGCAAGTCGACTGGATTAGTTTCTACTGCAGAATTAACTGATGCAACGCCAGCAGCATACGCAGCACATGTTGATAGCCGTGATAAAAAAGATGAAATTGCTAAACAATTCTATAACGATAAAATTAATGGTGAGCATAAAGTAGATGTCTTACTCGGTGGCGGCGCAGAATATTTTGGTAAAGAAAATGGTAATTTAGTAGATAAGTTTAAAAAAGACGGCTATGATGTTGTCGATAATAAAACAGATATGAAACAATCTACGAACAAAAAAATCTTAGGGCTGTTTGCAGATAATGATATGCCGTTGCAAATCGATGCACCAGATAAAAATCCTAAACTTCTAGATATGGCAGATACAGCAGTAAATAAATTACAAGAAAATGATAAAGGTTTCTTCTTAATGGTAGAAGGTGCCTCTATAGATAAAGCTGGTCATCCAAATGATATAACCGGTGTAATGTCTGAAATGAATGGTTTCGAAAAAACCTTTGAATTTGCTACAAATTATGCAAAATCAAATCCTGATACATTAGTCGTTGCAACGGCAGACCATTCAACTGGTGGTTTGTCTATTGCTAAAGGCAAAGATTATGTGTGGAACCCAGAAGCAATTCATTCTATGAAACACTCAGGTATGCATATGACTAAAGAAATTACTGAAGGCAAAGACCCACAAAAAGTAATTCAAGACGGCTATGGTTTTGAAGTTGAGCAATCACAAATTGATAAAGTTAAAGATGAAGCAACAAAACTTAATAAACTAGATAAAGAATCGGATGAATATAAAGAACAAATGCAAAAAGTACAAGATGCAGTACAAAAACCAATTAATGACAAATCTCACACTGGCTGGACAACATATGGTCATACTGGCGAAGATGTAAACACATATGCATACGGACCTGGTAGTGAGCATTTTAGAGGAAATATTAACAATACAGATAATGCGAACAATATCTTTGATTTCTTCAAAAATGAACAAAACTAA
- a CDS encoding amino acid permease, with protein sequence MKDNNELQRGLGARQMRMIALGGTIGVGLFMGATSTIKWTGPSVIFAYLIAGIFLFLVMRAMGEMVYLHPTSGSFANFASDYIHPVAGYLTAWSNVFQWVVVGMSEVIAVGEYMNYWFPDLPQWIPGVIVVALLAGANLVSVKAFGEFEFWFAMIKVVTIILMIVAGFGLIFFGLGNGGEAIGLSNLWAHGGFMPNGWIGFFFALSIVIGSYQGVELIGITAGETKDPQKNIKSAVNGVIWRILIFYIGAIFVIVTVYPWNELGNIGSPFVATFAKVGITFAAGLINFVVLTAAMSGCNSGIFSASRMSLNLSQKGMLPKFFGTVMKNGVPMWTVLAIATGILIGALLNVILPLFIKGADSVFVYVYSASILPGMVPWFMILISHLRFRKNHPEELEGHPFKMPGGAFTNYITMAFFIMVLIGMLFNKETVVSVIIGIAFLLFMTMFFFLKGYHKLSKDQQL encoded by the coding sequence ATGAAAGATAATAATGAATTACAGAGGGGGCTAGGTGCACGTCAAATGCGTATGATTGCACTTGGTGGAACGATTGGTGTAGGACTATTTATGGGAGCTACAAGCACTATAAAATGGACAGGTCCTTCTGTTATATTTGCGTATTTAATTGCAGGTATATTTTTATTCTTAGTAATGAGAGCAATGGGAGAAATGGTTTACTTACATCCAACTTCTGGTTCTTTTGCTAACTTTGCAAGTGATTACATACATCCAGTAGCAGGTTATCTAACGGCTTGGAGTAACGTTTTCCAATGGGTAGTTGTAGGTATGAGTGAAGTTATTGCAGTCGGAGAATATATGAACTATTGGTTCCCTGATTTACCACAATGGATACCGGGCGTTATTGTTGTAGCTTTATTAGCTGGAGCTAACCTTGTATCTGTTAAAGCGTTTGGTGAATTTGAGTTTTGGTTTGCAATGATTAAAGTAGTTACAATTATTTTGATGATAGTTGCAGGTTTTGGTCTTATCTTCTTTGGTCTAGGAAATGGCGGAGAAGCAATTGGTCTCTCAAATTTATGGGCTCATGGTGGGTTTATGCCTAATGGTTGGATTGGCTTCTTCTTTGCACTTTCAATTGTTATCGGTTCATACCAAGGTGTTGAATTAATTGGTATTACTGCCGGTGAAACAAAAGATCCACAAAAAAATATCAAGAGCGCGGTTAACGGCGTTATCTGGCGTATATTGATTTTCTATATTGGTGCAATTTTTGTAATTGTTACAGTTTATCCTTGGAATGAATTAGGAAATATTGGTAGTCCATTTGTAGCTACGTTTGCTAAAGTAGGTATCACTTTTGCAGCAGGATTAATCAACTTTGTTGTACTTACTGCAGCGATGTCAGGTTGTAACTCGGGTATATTTAGTGCTAGCCGTATGTCATTAAATTTATCTCAAAAAGGAATGTTACCTAAATTCTTTGGCACAGTTATGAAAAATGGTGTCCCTATGTGGACTGTACTTGCAATTGCAACAGGTATTTTAATTGGTGCTTTACTGAATGTAATTTTACCGTTATTTATCAAAGGCGCGGACAGTGTATTCGTATATGTTTATAGTGCTTCAATTTTACCGGGTATGGTGCCGTGGTTTATGATTTTAATTAGTCATTTAAGATTTAGAAAAAATCATCCTGAAGAATTGGAAGGTCATCCATTTAAAATGCCAGGTGGCGCATTTACAAACTACATTACAATGGCATTCTTTATTATGGTATTAATCGGCATGTTATTTAATAAGGAAACTGTGGTTTCAGTAATTATTGGTATAGCGTTCCTATTGTTTATGACAATGTTCTTCTTCTTGAAGGGCTACCATAAATTAAGTAAAGATCAACAACTTTAA
- a CDS encoding formate/nitrite transporter family protein produces MSEKNIKWDKVFYGKAWIDHVVDTIKTKDILQSFYFKRYLLRAIMAGFILGVITVFVLLIKASLDAHLPSGVINIIASIAFSFALVLILFTNSELLTSNFMYFTVGLYYHVISPTRVFKIFTLCFIGNALGGFLFFLLLRHSDVMTTEMLIQLEHTIEHKTLTASFIAILVKGIFANFFINISLVIAMQIDDVLAKMFVMMFGVSIFAFMGYEHVVYNSVLFGGGLVYQSNELALMPVIINLLGAGIGNYIGGGLIIGLFYAYLNDHHQYERNISR; encoded by the coding sequence ATGAGCGAAAAAAACATTAAATGGGATAAAGTATTTTATGGAAAAGCTTGGATTGACCATGTAGTTGACACCATCAAAACTAAAGACATTTTACAAAGTTTTTATTTCAAACGTTATTTACTTCGAGCCATAATGGCTGGTTTTATTCTAGGTGTCATTACAGTCTTCGTTTTGCTTATTAAAGCATCGCTAGACGCTCATCTACCTTCTGGTGTTATTAATATAATTGCATCTATAGCATTTAGTTTTGCTCTAGTGCTTATCTTATTTACCAATTCAGAATTACTGACGAGTAATTTTATGTATTTTACAGTGGGTTTATATTATCATGTCATCAGCCCTACCAGAGTTTTTAAAATTTTTACCCTATGTTTTATTGGTAATGCATTGGGTGGATTTTTATTTTTCTTATTATTACGTCATTCTGATGTGATGACCACTGAAATGTTAATACAATTAGAGCATACAATTGAACATAAAACTTTAACTGCTAGTTTTATTGCAATATTGGTTAAGGGTATTTTTGCTAATTTCTTCATCAATATTTCTTTAGTCATAGCGATGCAAATAGACGATGTTTTAGCTAAAATGTTCGTCATGATGTTTGGTGTGTCTATATTTGCATTTATGGGTTATGAGCACGTGGTTTATAACTCTGTTTTATTTGGTGGTGGTTTAGTCTATCAAAGTAATGAATTAGCACTTATGCCTGTTATCATCAATTTATTAGGTGCAGGTATCGGCAATTACATCGGAGGAGGATTAATTATAGGCTTGTTCTATGCTTATTTAAACGATCATCACCAATATGAACGTAATATATCTAGATAA
- a CDS encoding HAD family phosphatase, producing the protein MYKAVVFDFDGTIIDTEKHLFEIINKHLIQHNLQEISLDFYRQSIGGAATELHSYLETQLGTNDKEKVYLEHNETSVSLPIVDAMHQLMEYCKKRHIPMAVATSSYREDIQPTFDNLGLSEYIDVIVGREDVESIKPNPDPYLTAVQRLNYNPANCLAIEDSVNGATAAVTAGLDVIVNTNDMTELQDFSHIAYTGKDLSANEIIALCFEADRS; encoded by the coding sequence ATGTACAAGGCAGTTGTATTTGACTTTGATGGCACGATTATAGATACAGAAAAACATCTGTTTGAAATTATTAATAAGCATTTAATTCAGCACAATTTACAAGAAATCTCATTAGATTTTTATCGTCAATCTATTGGAGGCGCTGCAACGGAATTACATAGTTATTTGGAAACACAACTCGGTACGAATGATAAGGAAAAAGTTTATTTAGAACATAATGAAACGAGTGTTTCTTTGCCAATTGTTGATGCAATGCATCAACTTATGGAATATTGTAAAAAACGTCATATCCCTATGGCAGTTGCCACAAGTAGTTATCGTGAAGATATTCAGCCAACGTTTGACAATTTAGGATTGAGCGAGTATATAGATGTTATTGTAGGACGTGAAGATGTAGAGTCAATTAAGCCTAACCCGGATCCATACCTCACTGCTGTTCAAAGATTAAATTATAACCCAGCAAATTGCCTAGCGATTGAGGACTCAGTAAACGGTGCAACAGCAGCTGTTACTGCTGGTCTTGATGTTATTGTCAATACGAATGATATGACGGAATTACAAGACTTTAGTCATATTGCATATACAGGGAAAGATTTGTCTGCGAATGAAATCATAGCGTTATGTTTTGAAGCTGATAGGAGTTAG
- a CDS encoding bile acid:sodium symporter family protein: protein MLSKVSRFATNTFLLWMLIAAIIGFIFPAQLATLSGWVPYLLGIVMLGMGLTIDPKDFKIVFQAPRSVIIGVILQYTIMPLAAFLIAKLFNLPPEVAIGVILVGCCPGGTSSNVMSYLANANVALSVAITSVSTLLAPILTPALIYLFANQWLEVSFMSMFWSVVQVILIPIIIGFILQRLFKNFAAKSATALPIVSVVAISLILASVVGGSKSQILETGLLIFAVVILHNIVGYTLGYTLAKIFHLERADKKAVSIEVGMQNSGLAVSLATVHFSPLAAVPGAVFSLIHNITGPILAKYWNKR from the coding sequence ATGTTATCAAAAGTAAGTAGATTTGCAACCAACACATTCTTATTATGGATGTTAATTGCTGCAATTATAGGTTTTATTTTTCCTGCCCAATTAGCAACATTAAGTGGATGGGTTCCTTATTTATTAGGTATTGTAATGCTAGGGATGGGTTTAACGATAGACCCTAAAGATTTTAAAATTGTATTTCAAGCACCGCGTTCAGTGATAATTGGCGTTATATTACAATATACAATTATGCCATTAGCAGCTTTTTTAATTGCTAAATTATTTAATCTGCCACCAGAAGTAGCTATAGGTGTCATTTTAGTGGGATGTTGTCCTGGCGGAACATCAAGTAATGTAATGAGCTACCTTGCTAATGCAAATGTCGCTTTATCAGTTGCAATTACAAGTGTCTCCACACTATTAGCGCCTATTTTAACACCAGCCTTAATATATTTATTTGCTAATCAATGGTTAGAAGTATCATTTATGAGCATGTTTTGGTCAGTTGTCCAAGTAATCTTAATTCCAATCATCATTGGTTTTATATTACAAAGATTATTTAAAAACTTTGCTGCTAAATCAGCGACAGCTTTACCAATTGTTTCAGTTGTTGCAATTTCGCTTATCTTAGCGTCAGTAGTAGGGGGAAGTAAATCACAAATACTTGAAACAGGCTTATTGATTTTTGCTGTTGTCATCTTACACAATATTGTAGGTTACACGCTTGGATATACTTTGGCTAAAATATTCCATTTGGAAAGAGCTGATAAAAAAGCTGTTTCTATAGAGGTTGGTATGCAAAATTCAGGGCTGGCTGTATCATTAGCCACCGTTCATTTTAGTCCATTAGCTGCAGTTCCAGGAGCTGTGTTTAGTCTGATTCACAATATTACTGGACCAATATTAGCTAAATATTGGAATAAACGATAA